In a single window of the Tellurirhabdus bombi genome:
- a CDS encoding YciE/YciF ferroxidase family protein, translating to MASFTDQLAKFFGMNETDTSLRELFISELKGIYYAEKQFADAQPQMAEAATTDVVRDAFQQHRAETENQIRRLEQIFQSIGVEVDEKTCDAADGLVDDGQQVIADTDSGSLTRDAGLIIAGQKVEHHEIASYGSLHSLARLLGYHDAARLLDETLQEEKNTDKKLTEIAESFINERAKLESGDDNMHSEVRDRVNEGDYGNTSSRTGVVGTGTESTEYAGTINSADFGRSANVGTSRATDADTDYGTNSTSNTGYGTGQTSSGSYADQDSYSNNPNTGSSNSRIGRVSGADDVDSDDLNPRKDTNSPGHTSW from the coding sequence ATGGCTTCGTTCACGGATCAATTAGCCAAGTTCTTTGGAATGAACGAGACGGATACGTCTCTGCGGGAATTATTTATCAGCGAATTGAAAGGCATTTATTATGCCGAGAAGCAATTCGCCGATGCACAACCGCAAATGGCTGAGGCAGCAACAACGGATGTTGTTCGCGATGCCTTCCAGCAACACCGGGCCGAAACAGAAAATCAAATTCGCCGGCTGGAGCAGATTTTCCAATCCATTGGCGTTGAAGTAGATGAGAAGACGTGCGATGCAGCCGATGGCCTGGTTGATGATGGCCAGCAGGTTATTGCCGACACAGATTCTGGCTCACTGACGCGTGATGCAGGCTTAATTATTGCCGGTCAGAAAGTAGAGCACCACGAGATCGCCTCGTATGGTTCGTTACACTCACTGGCCCGTTTGCTAGGTTACCATGATGCTGCCCGCCTGCTTGACGAAACCTTGCAGGAAGAAAAAAATACTGACAAAAAGCTTACTGAAATCGCTGAATCATTCATCAACGAACGCGCTAAGCTAGAGTCGGGTGACGACAACATGCATTCGGAAGTACGCGACCGAGTAAATGAAGGCGATTATGGCAACACAAGCAGCCGCACCGGTGTCGTTGGCACTGGTACTGAATCTACAGAATATGCAGGTACCATTAATAGCGCCGATTTTGGTCGGTCAGCAAATGTAGGTACCAGCCGTGCAACGGATGCTGATACGGATTACGGTACAAACTCAACGAGCAACACGGGGTATGGAACCGGACAAACTTCATCAGGCAGTTACGCTGATCAAGATTCGTATTCCAACAATCCGAACACGGGTTCATCAAATAGCCGGATCGGCCGCGTAAGTGGCGCTGACGATGTAGATTCTGATGACCTTAACCCTCGTAAGGACACCAATAGTCCTGGTCATACGAGCTGGTAA
- a CDS encoding DUF2851 family protein, whose amino-acid sequence MSEDFLYFLWQFQYFRHDGLQTDQAEPIEIYQVGYRNEDAGPDFTQARLRIGTVEWSGTVEIHIKASDWRVHRHQYNRAYDNVILHVVWENDLPAPQLRTNGSAIPTLSLQDRADRNWLNRYQALLKESGVIPCAGRIAEAEALHRTAMLDKMLLERMERKAKLVKETYEAAGQDWEETTYRLLATAFGFGINSEPFAQLTRGLSLKVLHKHRNNLLQIEALLFGVGGLLPDETNEAETEGYVKELQREYRFLKVKYRLEDSQLPAYVWKWAKLRPAGFPSLRIAQFAQLVAAPGSLFAQLIEFSDKTHLKRLFQINPSVYWQTHYRFGKASESVLATLGDTAAESLLINVVAPLLAAYAHHTGNEAYLERAVELLENLPAEYNRITKVWKSLCIPLSNAFDSQAAIELYNNYCQHKRCLSCQIGLQLIK is encoded by the coding sequence ATGTCTGAAGATTTTCTGTATTTTCTTTGGCAATTTCAGTATTTCCGGCACGATGGTTTGCAGACCGATCAAGCTGAACCCATTGAAATCTATCAGGTTGGTTACCGAAATGAAGATGCCGGACCGGACTTTACCCAGGCTCGCTTGCGAATTGGCACAGTCGAATGGAGCGGTACGGTGGAAATCCACATTAAAGCTTCTGACTGGCGGGTGCATCGGCATCAGTATAATCGAGCTTACGACAACGTTATTTTGCATGTGGTCTGGGAAAATGATCTCCCAGCACCACAGTTGCGCACCAATGGCTCTGCTATTCCAACGCTTTCCTTGCAGGATCGGGCAGATCGCAACTGGCTAAACCGCTACCAAGCGTTGTTGAAAGAATCGGGCGTTATTCCCTGCGCTGGTCGAATTGCCGAAGCAGAAGCCTTGCACCGAACGGCCATGCTGGATAAAATGCTACTGGAACGGATGGAACGAAAGGCAAAGCTGGTGAAGGAAACTTACGAAGCCGCTGGTCAGGACTGGGAAGAAACAACGTATCGGTTACTCGCAACTGCTTTTGGATTCGGGATTAACTCAGAGCCATTTGCTCAGCTGACACGAGGGCTTTCGTTAAAAGTACTGCATAAACATCGGAATAACCTCTTGCAGATTGAAGCGCTTTTATTTGGCGTAGGCGGGCTTTTGCCAGATGAAACGAACGAAGCCGAGACAGAGGGCTATGTTAAGGAGTTACAGCGAGAGTATCGGTTCCTAAAGGTAAAATATAGATTGGAAGACAGCCAGTTACCTGCTTATGTCTGGAAATGGGCAAAGCTTCGGCCCGCTGGTTTTCCGAGTCTACGCATTGCTCAGTTTGCACAGTTAGTTGCCGCGCCCGGTAGTTTGTTTGCGCAATTGATTGAATTTTCGGACAAAACACATTTAAAACGCCTGTTCCAGATCAATCCGTCAGTTTACTGGCAGACGCATTATCGTTTTGGAAAAGCGTCGGAATCGGTGCTGGCCACCCTGGGAGATACGGCTGCCGAAAGTTTATTGATTAATGTGGTTGCGCCCTTACTGGCGGCTTACGCGCACCATACTGGTAATGAAGCTTATCTGGAACGGGCTGTCGAGCTTCTCGAAAATTTACCGGCTGAATATAACCGAATTACCAAAGTATGGAAGTCATTGTGCATTCCCCTTAGCAATGCGTTTGACTCGCAGGCAGCCATTGAGCTCTACAACAATTATTGCCAGCATAAGCGCTGCCTATCCTGTCAAATTGGTTTACAACTCATCAAATAG
- the pyrF gene encoding orotidine-5'-phosphate decarboxylase yields the protein MTRNQLYQNILQKKSYLCVGLDTDLRRIPAHLQNESDPIAAFNRQIIEATAEFAVAYKPNIAFYEALGPRGWESLQRTLEYIPKDCFTIADAKRGDIGNTSGLYARTFFDPSSSGLDFDSVTVAPYMGRDSVEPFLDYEGKWVILLALTSNAGSADFQRLEGSGGALYESVIKTSQTWASPDQLMYVVGATQADQLAHIRTLAPDHFLLVPGVGAQGGSLEEVSKYGMNDHCGLLVNASRSILYASSGVDFAQRAAAEAKALQQEMANYL from the coding sequence ATGACGCGTAACCAGCTCTATCAGAATATTTTGCAAAAAAAGTCTTATCTCTGTGTTGGTTTAGATACAGATTTACGCCGTATTCCGGCCCATTTGCAGAACGAATCGGATCCAATTGCGGCCTTTAATCGGCAAATTATTGAGGCAACGGCAGAGTTTGCGGTCGCTTATAAACCAAACATTGCCTTTTACGAAGCCCTGGGGCCGCGCGGCTGGGAAAGTTTGCAGCGAACGTTGGAATACATCCCGAAAGATTGTTTTACCATTGCTGATGCCAAGCGGGGTGATATCGGGAATACCTCTGGGTTGTATGCCCGGACGTTTTTCGACCCTTCCTCGTCGGGTCTGGATTTTGATTCGGTAACCGTTGCGCCTTACATGGGCCGCGATTCTGTGGAGCCGTTTTTGGATTACGAAGGGAAGTGGGTTATTCTGCTGGCTTTGACTTCCAACGCAGGAAGCGCCGATTTTCAGCGTTTGGAAGGCAGCGGAGGCGCTTTGTATGAATCTGTAATCAAAACGTCGCAGACCTGGGCAAGTCCTGATCAATTGATGTATGTTGTTGGAGCTACCCAAGCCGATCAGTTGGCGCACATTCGTACGCTCGCACCCGATCATTTTCTGCTGGTACCGGGGGTAGGAGCACAGGGTGGCAGTTTGGAGGAGGTTTCCAAATACGGAATGAATGATCATTGTGGACTGCTGGTCAATGCATCCCGCAGTATTTTATATGCTTCGAGCGGTGTTGATTTTGCCCAGCGGGCGGCTGCCGAAGCGAAGGCGCTGCAACAAGAGATGGCCAATTACCTTTAA
- the rfbC gene encoding dTDP-4-dehydrorhamnose 3,5-epimerase yields MQVRKTSIEGLVELFPRIFEDERGAFFESYNQQVFEQLGLPTNFVQDNQSFSTKGVLRGLHFQNEPFAQGKLVRVISGKVMDIAVDIREDSPTFGKYETFILDPKQNNMVYIPTGFAHGFVALEDSIFSYKCTNVYNKGAESGIIWNDPDLNIDWNIDNPIVSAKDQELASLRQLFPHILV; encoded by the coding sequence ATGCAAGTTAGAAAAACATCCATTGAAGGACTCGTCGAACTCTTTCCGCGTATCTTTGAAGATGAGCGCGGTGCTTTTTTTGAGTCTTACAACCAACAAGTATTTGAACAACTGGGTCTGCCAACCAACTTTGTGCAGGATAACCAATCGTTTTCCACAAAAGGCGTTTTACGGGGGCTTCACTTTCAGAATGAGCCTTTTGCGCAAGGGAAACTCGTCCGGGTTATTTCTGGAAAAGTAATGGATATTGCCGTCGATATTCGCGAAGACTCGCCTACGTTCGGAAAATACGAAACGTTCATTCTGGATCCGAAGCAGAACAACATGGTTTACATTCCGACCGGTTTTGCCCATGGGTTTGTGGCGCTTGAAGACAGCATTTTCAGCTACAAATGTACCAACGTATACAATAAAGGGGCTGAGTCTGGCATTATCTGGAACGATCCAGACCTGAATATTGACTGGAATATCGACAATCCAATCGTGTCGGCCAAAGACCAGGAGCTAGCTTCTCTCCGTCAGCTATTTCCGCATATTTTAGTCTGA
- a CDS encoding tyrosine-protein phosphatase gives MAFPFLPLGRKPSNSSFQPPTLQVDVHAHLLPGRHDGTDSVDHSLMLLNELAAYGFRKVIATLHIMDNYYDNTAASILATAAELTERLEEEYGQIEIKPAAEYYIDRGLMRLLYKQEPLLTFSDAQQKHRYLLFDTSLVTAPQELEDAIRAFRKQGITPVMTHPEQYIYLQKMPSYLFTLQEMGVLFQVNILSLVGQPSREAKQLAEWMIDQKLVSFLGSNLQKDHQLPLLHYAMTLPYYQKVLQAGILNNTI, from the coding sequence ATGGCTTTCCCATTTTTACCCCTTGGCCGAAAACCGAGCAATTCGTCCTTTCAGCCGCCTACCCTACAGGTAGATGTCCACGCGCACCTGCTCCCCGGTCGCCACGACGGAACCGATTCGGTCGATCACAGCCTGATGTTGCTAAATGAACTCGCGGCGTATGGCTTTCGCAAGGTGATTGCGACGTTGCACATCATGGATAATTACTACGATAATACAGCTGCCAGCATTCTGGCAACTGCCGCTGAACTTACCGAACGCCTGGAAGAAGAGTATGGCCAAATAGAGATCAAACCAGCCGCTGAATACTACATAGATCGTGGTTTGATGCGCTTACTTTACAAACAGGAGCCCCTGCTGACTTTCAGCGATGCCCAACAAAAGCACCGGTACCTGCTTTTCGATACGAGTCTGGTTACTGCACCCCAAGAGTTGGAAGATGCCATTCGGGCTTTCAGAAAACAGGGAATTACGCCGGTGATGACGCATCCTGAACAATACATTTATTTACAGAAAATGCCCTCTTATCTGTTCACCCTGCAGGAAATGGGTGTGCTGTTTCAAGTCAATATTTTATCGTTGGTGGGTCAGCCGTCGCGGGAGGCAAAGCAGTTGGCCGAATGGATGATCGACCAGAAGCTGGTTTCTTTTCTAGGCAGTAACTTACAGAAAGACCATCAATTGCCGCTTCTGCATTACGCCATGACGCTGCCCTATTATCAGAAAGTTCTTCAGGCAGGTATTCTAAACAACACGATCTAG
- a CDS encoding type 1 glutamine amidotransferase domain-containing protein, which produces MNPYIRALFVCTNHTDYKTKPQKTGLWLSEATHFYDELSDRDIPFDVVSPRGGAIPIDQRSLDLKDNTNDKWYNNPMFREKLEKSLSPEEVNAADYKLIYFTGGHGTMWDFPENNHLQELTRRVYENGGMVAAVCHGVSGLLNVQLSDKTWLVAGRQITGFSNMEEKLVRLDEEVPFLLEDALRQKNALYSKGFIPFLPYIEVDERLVTGQNPLSARKVGKKVMEEMYEK; this is translated from the coding sequence ATGAACCCTTACATCCGCGCTTTATTTGTCTGCACAAATCATACAGACTATAAAACAAAACCGCAGAAGACGGGCCTTTGGTTGAGTGAGGCTACGCACTTTTACGATGAATTATCGGATCGGGATATTCCATTCGATGTGGTGAGTCCGCGCGGTGGTGCTATCCCGATAGATCAGCGTAGCCTCGATCTAAAGGACAATACAAACGATAAGTGGTATAACAACCCGATGTTTCGGGAGAAATTGGAAAAATCGCTCTCACCAGAAGAGGTAAATGCGGCTGATTATAAGTTGATTTACTTCACGGGAGGGCATGGAACGATGTGGGATTTTCCGGAAAACAACCACTTGCAGGAACTAACACGACGCGTTTACGAAAATGGCGGTATGGTGGCAGCCGTATGTCATGGCGTAAGTGGATTACTTAACGTCCAGCTGTCCGACAAAACGTGGCTAGTTGCCGGTCGGCAAATTACCGGCTTTTCCAACATGGAGGAAAAACTGGTTCGGCTGGACGAAGAAGTTCCTTTTTTGCTGGAAGATGCACTGCGGCAGAAAAATGCACTCTATAGTAAAGGATTCATTCCGTTCCTGCCCTATATTGAAGTTGATGAGCGGCTAGTAACAGGGCAAAATCCGCTCTCTGCCCGGAAAGTAGGGAAAAAAGTGATGGAGGAAATGTACGAGAAATAG
- a CDS encoding NAD-dependent succinate-semialdehyde dehydrogenase, with protein MAKIVKTINPYTLEPVEEYAEETPQQIDTKVEQASDALVHWAEVSFAERGQYFKNLANYLRAHQDKLATLITTEMGKVRVEAVAEVEKCAAQCAYYADEAEGLLQPDLIPTDAQKSLVVYEPVGIVLAIMPWNFPFWQVFRYSVPALMAGNVTLLKHAPNVFGCALAIEKAYRAAGFPEGIFQTILTDTDAVERLLADDRVGMVTLTGSERAGSAVASLAGKNIKKSILELGGSDALIVLADADLDKAAAAAVQSRMANAGQVCLAAKRFLVEKSVKEAFTQKVKKLIEELKQGDPMNPESKLGPLARPDLADNLEKQLKEALAEGATLLVGGQREACNFQPTLLDHVSPDSVVFREETFGPLAIITEVADENEAIRLANQSRYGLSASIWTQDSAKAERLSRKLAVGSVFINAVPRSDSRLPIGGVKKSGYGRELAEAGIKDFCVTKTVYIGQNEVATRAAGE; from the coding sequence ATGGCAAAAATAGTCAAAACCATAAATCCGTATACGCTCGAGCCAGTCGAGGAGTATGCAGAAGAAACCCCCCAGCAAATTGACACCAAAGTAGAGCAGGCGAGTGATGCGCTGGTTCATTGGGCAGAGGTTTCGTTTGCGGAGCGAGGACAATATTTCAAAAATCTGGCCAATTATCTGCGTGCCCATCAAGACAAGCTAGCCACCCTGATTACTACCGAAATGGGAAAAGTTCGGGTGGAAGCGGTAGCTGAGGTGGAAAAATGCGCCGCCCAATGTGCGTATTATGCCGACGAAGCGGAAGGATTGTTACAGCCTGACCTCATTCCAACGGATGCTCAAAAAAGTCTGGTTGTTTACGAACCAGTTGGCATCGTGCTGGCTATCATGCCCTGGAATTTCCCGTTTTGGCAGGTATTTCGGTACTCGGTTCCGGCCCTGATGGCTGGAAATGTAACCTTGCTGAAACATGCGCCAAATGTGTTTGGCTGTGCGCTGGCCATCGAAAAAGCCTACCGGGCGGCTGGGTTCCCGGAAGGAATTTTCCAAACCATTCTGACGGATACGGATGCCGTTGAGCGCCTGTTGGCCGACGACCGCGTGGGCATGGTAACCCTGACGGGCAGTGAGCGGGCGGGGTCGGCGGTGGCTAGTCTGGCCGGGAAAAACATCAAAAAATCAATTCTGGAACTGGGAGGCAGTGATGCCCTCATTGTGTTAGCCGACGCCGATCTTGACAAGGCAGCGGCGGCGGCTGTGCAGTCGCGGATGGCTAATGCCGGACAGGTGTGTCTGGCAGCAAAGCGCTTTTTGGTAGAAAAATCAGTCAAGGAAGCTTTTACACAGAAAGTCAAAAAGCTCATCGAAGAGTTAAAGCAGGGCGACCCGATGAATCCGGAGTCAAAGTTAGGCCCATTGGCACGCCCGGATTTAGCGGATAATCTGGAAAAGCAACTGAAAGAAGCCCTGGCAGAAGGGGCCACCTTGCTGGTCGGTGGACAGCGGGAGGCGTGTAATTTTCAGCCTACTTTGCTGGATCATGTATCGCCGGATTCGGTGGTCTTTCGGGAAGAAACGTTTGGCCCGCTGGCGATCATTACAGAAGTGGCCGATGAAAACGAAGCGATTCGGCTGGCCAATCAATCCCGCTACGGCCTTAGTGCTTCCATTTGGACGCAGGACAGTGCGAAAGCGGAGCGATTAAGCCGGAAATTGGCTGTGGGGAGTGTATTTATCAATGCAGTTCCTCGCTCCGACTCGCGTTTGCCCATCGGCGGCGTTAAAAAATCAGGCTATGGGCGGGAATTGGCCGAAGCCGGAATAAAGGATTTTTGCGTCACAAAAACGGTGTATATTGGTCAAAATGAAGTGGCTACTCGTGCTGCTGGTGAATAA